The following DNA comes from uncultured Fretibacterium sp..
TCACGCTCGAGGTGGCCAACCTGCGCAAGGTGACGCCCGAGCTCAAGCTCGAGGTCCTGAAGGAGGCGCAGGAAATCCTGATGGCCCGGGAGTTCATGGCCCGTGGCGGGGTGGACTACGCGCGCGACGTCTTGGAGCGCGCCCTAGGGCCGGAGAGGGCCCAGAACCTTCTGGCGCGGATCACGGCGAGCCTCCAGGTTCGGCCGTTCGATTTCATGCGCCACACCGACCCGCAGCAGGTCCTGGGCTTTATCCAGGGCGAGCACCCCCAGACGATCGCCTTGATCCTGTCGTACCTGGAGGCGCCTCAGGCTGCCATGATCCTCAGCGGCCTGCCCGCGGTCATGCAGGCCGAGGTGGCCAAGCGCATCGCCCGGATGGACCGCATTACGCCCGAGGTGCTTCGGGAGGTGGAACGGGTGCTGGAGCGCAAGCTGAGCACGGTCATGGGGCAGGACTTCACGATGGCCGGAGGCATCGATGCGGTGGTCGCCATCGTGAACAGCGCCGACCGGACCACGGAGCGCAACATCATGGAACATTTGGAGGAGAACGACCCCGAGCTGGCGGAGGAGATCAAGAAGCGCCTCTTCGTATTCGAGGACATAATCCGATTGGACGACCGCTCGTTGCAGCGCGTCCTGCGCGAGGTCGACATGAAGGAGCTGGGGCTGGCCCTCAAGGGGGCGACCGAGGAGCTTCGGACGAAGTTCTTCAAGAACATGTCCAAGCGCGCGGCGGAGATGCTGCAGGAGGATATGGACTACATGGGCCCGGTTCGCGTCAAGGACGTGGAGGAGTCCCAGCAGAAGGTCGTCAATATCGTCAGGGGTTTGGAGGAGCAGGGCGAGATCGTCATAGCCTCGGGCGGAGAGGACGAGCTCGTTGTCTAGCGTTCGTCAGAAGGTACTGCGCACGGTTCGCCTGCTGCCTGAGGCCGTCAAGATTGGAATGGAGTCCGAGGCTGCTCTTTCCCTGGAACAAGGGGAGGAGCAGCGTTCCCATGAAGGGGAGGCCGTCCCGGAGGCCTTGATTCCGAGGGAACGGGGCGAGAACGAGGAGCTTCGGGAGCGGATGGAGGACCTGCGCCGGCGTCTGGACGACGCGGAGAGGCGCAATGCGGACCTGTCCCGAGAGAGGGCGGAGCTGGAGGCGGAGACGGAGCGTCTCCGCCTGGATTATGCCGAGAGGGAGCGGGCTCTGGAGTCGCGCGTGCAGGGCGAGGAGGAACGCGCGCGCGAGGAGGGGCGCCTTCAGGGCGAGGCCGAGGGACGGGAGTCCGGCCATGCCGAGGGGCTCAGGACGGCCAAGGTCGAGGTGGAGGCCCTGTACCTCAAGAAGCTGGGGGGGGTGGTCTCCCTTCTGGAGTCCATCGCGGCCCGCCTGGAGGAGAATTTTTCCGAGCTGGCAGCACTGAACCAGCCCCGAATGCTGCGGCTCTGGTTCGACATGCTGGGGCGTATGCTGAAGCGGGAGGTCGAGCTGAAGCCGGACGCGGTTCTGCCCGTGCTGGCCGATGTCCTGACGCGCCTCAGCGACAAGAACAGCGTGGTGATCTACGTATCGCCCGAGGATATCGCCCTCCTCCAGAACAGCCTGGATCAGGAGTTCGAGGAGGTGCTGCGCGGCGTGCGCCATTTGGAGCTGAAGCCGGATGCCAGCGTGGACCGCGGAAGCTGCATCGTGGAGACCGGCCTTGGGGTTTACGACGCTCGCTGGCGCACCCAGATAGAGCAGATAGAGTCCTCGATCGAAAAGTTGTTCCAAAAGCTGGGCAAGCCGGCCAAAAGGCTTTCGGCCCGTCGAAGGAAGGAAGGGGAAACGGAGGGTGGAAAGGACGCGGCGCCCTCCCCGCAGCCGGCGGGGACGCGGAAGAGGAGGGCCGGGACCCGAAGGGCCGCGGGCGATGACGCATCGGACAAGGCGCCGGACGAGGGGGCCCCGGAGTGACGCAGCCTGGCCTGTTCTCCATCCTGGAGGCCGAGCTGGCGCAACTCCCCCTGGTCAAGATCAACGGAAGGGTCGCGCAGGTCGTGGGGCTGGTCGCGGAGTCCCAGGGGCCGGACGTTCGTGTGGGGGACCTGTGCCGCATCTGTTTCCGGGACGGCTCACATGGTCTGGACGCGGAGGTCGTCGGGTTCCGGGATGACCGGGTGCTCTTGATGCCCCTGGGGGACCTGCGCGAGGTCGGGCCGGGCTGCGATGTGATCTCGACGAATCATCCCCTGGAGGTTGGGGTCGGGGAGGCCCTGCTGGGCCGCATCCTGGACGGCTTGGGGGAGCCCATGGACGACAGGGGGCCCCTGGCGGCCACGGATTTTTATCCCCTGTACGCGGAGCCGCCGCACCCCCTGAGGCGTCAGATGGTGGAGCGTCCCCTGTCCGTGGGGGTGCGCGTTGTCGATGGGATGCTGACCCTCGGGACGGGTCAGAGGATCGGGATCTTCGCGGGGTCCGGGGTTGGCAAGAGCACGCTCCTGGGGATGATGGCCCGGTACACCACGGCGGACGTCAACGTCATCTCCCTGGTGGGCGAGCGTGGGCGCGAGGTGCGGGAGTTCATCGAACGGGACCTGGGGCCGGAGGGCCTTGCGCGCTCCGTTCTGATTATCGCGACCTCGGACCAGCCGCCCTTGATACGCCTCAAGGCGGCGCTGACCGCGACCGCCGTTGCGGAGTACTTCCGGGACCGGGGCAGGAACGTCCTGCTGATGATGGACTCGGTGACCCGCGTCGCTCGGGCGCAGAGGGAGATCGGCCTGGCGATCGGCGAGCCCCCGGCCACTAGAGGCTACACGCCCTCGGTGTTCGAGATGCTGCCCCGCCTGCTGGAGCGGGCCGGGGCGGGCGAGAGGGGCAGTATCACCGGCATCTACACCGTGCTGGTCGAGGGCGACGACATGAACGAGCCCGTTGCGGACACGGTGAGGGGCGTCCTGGACGGGCACATCGTGCTGTCCCGCAAGATCGCGTCGCGTAACTTCTATCCGGCCGTCAGTGTGCTGGAGAGCGTTAGCCGCGTCATGCCGGCCATCGTCTCCCCGGAGCACCTGGCGGCCGCCGGACGCATCCGGGACCTGCTGGCCACCTATACGGAGTCCGAGGACCTGATCAACATCGGGGCCTACAAGGCGGGTTCCAACGCGCGGGTGGACTGGGCGCTCTCGCACCTGGACAGTGTGCGCGGTTTTCTGGAGCAGCGCGTGGACGAGAGCTCCTCGTTCGAGGAGACGGACAGGCGGATGCTGGCCCTGGCCCCGCAGCCGTGAGCCTGATTTTCAATCGTCCGTATACGAAAAATATGAAATAAGACGTTTTTTATTTTGGAGGTCTGGACGCCGTGCATCAGCGTATTCGAAGGTTCAACCGCATCCTGAAGCTGAGGGAGGACAACAGGCGATCCGAGCAGGCCCTTCTGGCGGCGGAGCGCCGGGAGGAGAAGGACGTCATGGACCGGCTCTTCTCCCTGGAGGGGGAGAAGTCGAAGGCTGTGGAGGATTTCTGCGGCTGCGGCTGTGGTGGGAGCACGGCGTCCTGCTCGGAGCTCTGGTTCCGCCGGCAGTTCATCGATTCGATCGAGGACCGGATTCATGAGGGCCGGGACTCCCTGCAGGATGTCCGCCAGAGGATCGCGGGGACGGAGGCGCGTCTGGTGGAGCGCCATCGGGATGTCCGCGTCATGGAGACCTATGTCGATCGGCTCAGGGCCGTCGATTTTCAAAACCGAATGGAGGCCGAACAGCTTGAGCTGGATGACGTGGCCATGGTACGCTATTCGCGGATGAAAA
Coding sequences within:
- the fliG gene encoding flagellar motor switch protein FliG; the encoded protein is TLEVANLRKVTPELKLEVLKEAQEILMAREFMARGGVDYARDVLERALGPERAQNLLARITASLQVRPFDFMRHTDPQQVLGFIQGEHPQTIALILSYLEAPQAAMILSGLPAVMQAEVAKRIARMDRITPEVLREVERVLERKLSTVMGQDFTMAGGIDAVVAIVNSADRTTERNIMEHLEENDPELAEEIKKRLFVFEDIIRLDDRSLQRVLREVDMKELGLALKGATEELRTKFFKNMSKRAAEMLQEDMDYMGPVRVKDVEESQQKVVNIVRGLEEQGEIVIASGGEDELVV
- a CDS encoding FliH/SctL family protein, coding for MSSVRQKVLRTVRLLPEAVKIGMESEAALSLEQGEEQRSHEGEAVPEALIPRERGENEELRERMEDLRRRLDDAERRNADLSRERAELEAETERLRLDYAERERALESRVQGEEERAREEGRLQGEAEGRESGHAEGLRTAKVEVEALYLKKLGGVVSLLESIAARLEENFSELAALNQPRMLRLWFDMLGRMLKREVELKPDAVLPVLADVLTRLSDKNSVVIYVSPEDIALLQNSLDQEFEEVLRGVRHLELKPDASVDRGSCIVETGLGVYDARWRTQIEQIESSIEKLFQKLGKPAKRLSARRRKEGETEGGKDAAPSPQPAGTRKRRAGTRRAAGDDASDKAPDEGAPE
- the fliI gene encoding flagellar protein export ATPase FliI; translation: MTQPGLFSILEAELAQLPLVKINGRVAQVVGLVAESQGPDVRVGDLCRICFRDGSHGLDAEVVGFRDDRVLLMPLGDLREVGPGCDVISTNHPLEVGVGEALLGRILDGLGEPMDDRGPLAATDFYPLYAEPPHPLRRQMVERPLSVGVRVVDGMLTLGTGQRIGIFAGSGVGKSTLLGMMARYTTADVNVISLVGERGREVREFIERDLGPEGLARSVLIIATSDQPPLIRLKAALTATAVAEYFRDRGRNVLLMMDSVTRVARAQREIGLAIGEPPATRGYTPSVFEMLPRLLERAGAGERGSITGIYTVLVEGDDMNEPVADTVRGVLDGHIVLSRKIASRNFYPAVSVLESVSRVMPAIVSPEHLAAAGRIRDLLATYTESEDLINIGAYKAGSNARVDWALSHLDSVRGFLEQRVDESSSFEETDRRMLALAPQP
- a CDS encoding flagellar FliJ family protein; the protein is MHQRIRRFNRILKLREDNRRSEQALLAAERREEKDVMDRLFSLEGEKSKAVEDFCGCGCGGSTASCSELWFRRQFIDSIEDRIHEGRDSLQDVRQRIAGTEARLVERHRDVRVMETYVDRLRAVDFQNRMEAEQLELDDVAMVRYSRMKKGAEA